In the genome of Nocardia sp. NBC_00416, one region contains:
- the folC gene encoding bifunctional tetrahydrofolate synthase/dihydrofolate synthase: MGSGPSPVELAEMALVEAELDQRWPETKIEPSLTRIATLMDVLGSPQRGFPAIHVAGTNGKTSVTRMIDSLLTALHRRTGRLTSPHLQLATERISIDNRPITPARYVELYREMQPYIEMIDAQSATAGGPAMSKFEVLTAMAYAAFAEAPVDVAVVETGMGGSWDATNVVDAQIAVITPIGLDHTDYLGPDLTSIAKEKAGIIKRAPESLVPTDTVAIIAEQDPEALEVLLRRAVEVDAAVARAGSEFQVLGRRIAIGGQQLELQGLGGVYDEIFLPLHGEHQARNAVLALAAVEAFFGAGAQRQLDIEAVRAGFADVTSPGRLERMRNAPTLFIDAAHNPAGAAALAATLTSEFDFRKLVGVVAVLGDKDVDGILTALEPVFDEIVVTANGSPRALPVDQLADLAVQRFGDERVVTAASMPDALETAVALAEEVGEAGEMVSGAGVVVTGSVVTAGAARALFGKDPA; this comes from the coding sequence CTGGGTTCCGGTCCGTCTCCGGTGGAGCTGGCGGAGATGGCGCTGGTCGAGGCCGAGCTGGACCAGCGCTGGCCGGAAACCAAGATCGAACCCTCGCTCACCCGGATCGCCACGCTGATGGATGTGCTGGGTTCCCCGCAGCGCGGTTTCCCGGCGATCCACGTAGCCGGCACCAACGGCAAGACGTCGGTGACCCGGATGATCGACTCCCTGCTCACCGCCCTGCACCGCCGGACCGGCCGGCTCACCAGCCCGCACCTGCAGCTCGCGACCGAACGGATCAGTATCGACAACCGGCCGATCACGCCGGCCCGATATGTCGAGCTGTACCGGGAGATGCAGCCCTACATCGAAATGATCGACGCCCAGTCGGCGACCGCGGGCGGTCCGGCCATGAGCAAGTTCGAGGTGCTCACCGCCATGGCCTACGCGGCGTTCGCCGAAGCGCCGGTCGACGTGGCGGTAGTGGAGACCGGGATGGGCGGCTCCTGGGACGCCACCAACGTGGTCGACGCGCAGATCGCCGTGATCACCCCCATCGGTCTCGACCACACCGACTACCTGGGACCCGATCTCACCTCCATCGCGAAGGAGAAGGCCGGGATCATCAAACGCGCCCCCGAATCGCTGGTCCCCACTGATACCGTCGCGATCATCGCCGAACAGGATCCCGAAGCGCTGGAGGTCCTGCTGCGCCGGGCGGTCGAGGTCGACGCCGCGGTCGCTCGGGCCGGATCGGAGTTCCAGGTCCTCGGCCGCCGGATCGCCATCGGCGGGCAGCAGTTGGAGTTGCAGGGCCTGGGCGGGGTCTACGACGAGATCTTCCTGCCGCTGCACGGCGAACACCAGGCCCGGAACGCGGTGCTCGCGCTGGCCGCCGTGGAGGCCTTCTTCGGCGCCGGGGCGCAGCGGCAGCTCGATATCGAGGCGGTCCGCGCCGGTTTCGCCGACGTCACCAGTCCCGGCCGTCTCGAGCGGATGCGCAACGCGCCCACCCTTTTCATCGACGCCGCGCACAACCCGGCCGGCGCGGCTGCGCTGGCCGCGACGCTCACCTCGGAGTTCGATTTCCGCAAACTGGTCGGGGTGGTCGCGGTACTCGGCGACAAGGATGTCGACGGAATCCTCACCGCGCTCGAACCGGTCTTCGACGAGATCGTGGTGACCGCCAACGGGTCGCCGCGTGCGCTGCCGGTCGACCAGCTCGCCGATCTGGCGGTCCAGCGGTTCGGCGACGAACGCGTGGTCACCGCCGCCTCGATGCCCGACGCCCTGGAAACCGCCGTCGCCCTCGCCGAAGAGGTCGGCGAGGCAGGGGAGATGGTGTCCGGCGCGGGTGTGGTCGTCACCGGGTCGGTCGTGACGGCCGGCGCCGCGCGCGCCCTGTTCGGCAAGGACCCGGCGTAA
- a CDS encoding DUF4233 domain-containing protein, translated as MSESESPEPEPEPEATAPAPPDPWKGLRGVMAGALVLEAITVLLALPVVADIAGGVTWVSGTYLVVLALLMVAGAGLQRRPWAIPFNLGLQVLVLIGGVFHLSIAIIGIVFLVVWAFILLLRSDVKHRMDEGTLPSQRTGHGS; from the coding sequence ATGAGTGAGAGCGAATCGCCCGAGCCCGAGCCCGAGCCCGAGGCAACGGCCCCGGCCCCACCCGACCCCTGGAAGGGTCTGCGGGGTGTGATGGCGGGTGCTCTGGTGCTCGAGGCGATCACCGTGCTGCTCGCCTTGCCCGTGGTCGCCGATATCGCGGGTGGCGTCACCTGGGTGTCGGGAACCTACCTGGTGGTGCTGGCCCTGCTTATGGTCGCGGGCGCCGGCCTGCAGCGCCGTCCCTGGGCCATCCCGTTCAACCTGGGGTTGCAGGTACTGGTTCTCATCGGCGGAGTGTTCCATCTCTCCATCGCGATCATCGGGATCGTCTTCCTGGTGGTGTGGGCGTTCATCCTGCTGCTGCGCTCGGATGTGAAACATCGGATGGACGAGGGCACGCTGCCCAGCCAGCGGACCGGCCACGGGTCCTGA
- the ndk gene encoding nucleoside-diphosphate kinase, with product MTEQTLILIKPDGVARGYVGEVLSRVERKGLSIAALKLEQVSEELAGAHYAEHAEKPFYGSLIEFITSGPVVAAVLEGPRAIAAFRQLAGGTDPVEKAVPGSIRGDLALETQSNLVHGSDSPESAKREISLWFPEFPL from the coding sequence GTGACAGAGCAGACGTTGATTCTTATCAAACCCGACGGTGTGGCTCGCGGCTACGTAGGCGAGGTGCTGAGCCGGGTCGAGCGCAAGGGTCTCTCCATCGCGGCCCTCAAGCTCGAACAGGTGAGCGAGGAGCTGGCCGGCGCGCATTACGCCGAGCATGCGGAGAAGCCGTTCTATGGTTCGCTGATCGAGTTCATCACCTCGGGCCCGGTCGTCGCGGCCGTCTTGGAGGGACCGCGCGCCATCGCCGCCTTCCGGCAGCTGGCCGGCGGCACCGATCCGGTGGAGAAGGCCGTGCCCGGAAGCATTCGCGGAGATCTGGCTTTGGAGACACAGTCGAACCTGGTCCACGGATCGGACTCGCCCGAGTCCGCGAAGCGTGAGATCTCCCTCTGGTTCCCCGAATTCCCGCTCTGA